A region of Mesoplodon densirostris isolate mMesDen1 chromosome 11, mMesDen1 primary haplotype, whole genome shotgun sequence DNA encodes the following proteins:
- the NCKAP5L gene encoding nck-associated protein 5-like isoform X7 — MPETRAILKNPGQGFSWAPGKVTILAACMSVPAWVRRQRQGLMSEAMDQPAASPGIPKPGEGGEGSMEPGTCQELLHRLRELEAENSALAQANENQRETYERCLDEVANHVVQALLNQKDLREECIKLKKRVFELERQNQMLSALFQQKLQLTAGSLPQIPLAPLQLPSEPPASPSLSSAEGPATSLPLGRCAGQREVCWEQQLRPGGPGPPAAPPPALEALSPFLRKKAQILEVLRALEETDPLLLCSPATPWPPPGEGSGSPEPINGELCGPPQPEPSPWAPYLLLGPGSLGGLLHWERLLGGPGEEESAGRPWGPSRGSPQAQGTGSGPPCVPGSSSSSSSDEAGDPNEAPSPDTLLGALARKQLNLGQLLEDTESYLQAFLAGAACPLGGDQPGPRQPSSPDQGPPQLSKSKGLPKSAWGGGTPEAHRPGFGATSEGQGPLPFLSVFMGAGDAPLGSRSGHPHSSSQVKSKLQIGSPSPGEAQGPLLPSPARGLKFLKLPPASEKVPSPGGPQLSPQLPRNSRIPCRNSGSDGSPSPLPARRGLGGGELSPEGVQGLPTSPSPCPTPPDSAQLRPPQPALSTTLSPGPVVSPCYENILDLSRSTFRGPSPEPPPSPLQVPTYPQLTLEVPRAPEVLRSPGVPSSPCHPESCPYESAQEKSLDKAGSESPHPGRRTPGSSSKKPGQGPGRRPGDPGYTPLRDRLAALGKLKTGPEGPQGPEKNGVPARPGPEKARGGGKSGESTGDTALSASRPPEQPEAKGALRGAVALGTSSLKQQESGLLGDPGSRVYSSHSMGARVDLEPVSPRSCLTKVELAKSRLAGALCPQVPRTPAKVPTSTPSLGKPNKSPHGSPTKLPSKSPTKVVPRPVAPPATKEPPKPDKGKGPPWADCGGTTAQPTPPASGPADPGPGPEGRAPHSAIEEKVMKGIEENMLRLQGQERAPGTEAKHRNASSIASWFGLKKSKLPALNRRTEAAKGKEGAGGGSPLRKEVKMEARKLEAESLNISKLMAKAEDLRRALEEEKAYLSSRARPRPGGPAPGPSAGLGQVQGQLAGMYQGADTFMQQLLNRVDGKELPPKSWREPKPEYGDFQPVSSDPKNPWPACGPRNGLVGPLQGCGKPPGKPVAL; from the exons ATGCCTGAAACCAGGGCCATCCTGAAAAACCCAGGCCAGGGCTTTTCCTGGGCTCCAG GCAAGGTGACCATTCTGGCTGCTTGCATGAGTGTGCCAGCCTGGGTGAGAAGGCAGAGACAG GGCCTGATGTCGGAGGCCATGGACCAGCCGGCCGCGAGCCCTGGAATCCCGAAGCCAGGAGAAGGTGGTGAGGGCAGCATGGAGCCGGGCACCTGCCAGGAGCTCCTGCACCGGCTGCGGGAGCTGGAG GCAGAGAACTCGGCACTCGCCCAGGCCAATGAAAACCAGCGGGAGACCTACGAGCGCTGTCTGGACGAG GTTGCCAACCATGTGGTGCAGGCGCTGCTGAACCAAAAG GACCTGCGGGAGGAATGCATCAAGCTGAAGAAGAGGGTATTTGAGCTGGAACGGCAGAACCAGATGCTGAGCGCcctgtttcagcagaaacttcagCTCACAGCAGGCTCCCTCCCTCAG ATCCCACTCGCCCCACTCCAGCTGCCTTCAGAGCCACCAGCCTCCCCATCCCTGAGCTCCGCTGAGGGACCGGCCACCTCGCTGCCTCTGGGGCGCTGTGCTGGGCAGAGAGAG GTGTGTTGGGAGCAGCAGCTGCGGCCAGGAGGCCCAGGACCCCCGGCCGCCCCACCCCCAGCGCTGGAGGCCCTATCCCCGTTCCTTCGAAAGAAAGCCCAGATCCTGGAGGTGCTGAGAGCCCTGGAAGAGACTGACCCCTTGCTTCTGTGCTCACCTGCCACCCCCTGGCCGCCTCCAGGCGAGGGTTCCGGCTCACCAGAGCCCATCAATGGCGAGCTATGTGGCCCACCTCAGCCTGAACCCTCTCCCTGGGCCCCCTACCTGCTACTAGGTCCTGGTAGCCTGGGAGGCCTGCTGCACTGGGAGCGCCTCTTAGGGGGCCCAGGGGAGGAAGAGAGTGCTGGGCGGCCCTGGGGCCCTAGTAGGGGCTCCCCACAGGCCCAGGGCACCGGTTCCGGGCCACCCTGCGTCCCAGGCAgcagctcctcctcctcttctgatgAGGCAGGCGACCCCAACGAGGCACCCAGCCCTGACACCCTGCTTGGGGCCCTGGCCCGCAAACAGTTGAACCTGGGCCAGCTCCTTGAGGACACGGAGTCTTACCTACAGGCCTTCTTGGCCGGGGCTGCTTGCCCACTCGGCGGGGACCAGCCAGGTCCCAGGCAGCCATCCTCCCCAGACCAGGGGCCCCCGCAGctgtccaagtccaaaggcctcCCCAAATCAGCCTGGGGAGGGGGTACCCCGGAGGCCCACAGGCCGGGCTTTGGTGCTACCTCAGAGGGCCAGgggcccctccccttcctcagtGTGTTCATGGGTGCAGGGGACGCCCCCCTGGGCTCACGGTCTGGCCACCCCCACTCCTCATCTCAGGTGAAAAGCAAGCTCCAAATTGGCTCCCCTTCTCCCGGGGAAGCCCAAGGACCCCTTCTGCCCTCTCCAGCCAGAGGTCTCAAGTTTCTAAAGCTGCCTCCAGCCTCAGAGAAGGTACCCAGCCCAGGGGGCCCCCAGCTCAGCCCCCAGCTCCCCCGGAACTCCCGAATCCCCTGTCGGAACAGTGGCTCAGATGGCAGCCCTTCCCCGCTGCCGGCCCGCAGGGGTCTGGGCGGAGGAGAGCTGTCCCCAGAGGGGGTGCAGGGTCTGCCCACCAGCCCGTCACCCTGCCCCACACCCCCCGATTCTGCACAGCTCAGACCTCCCCAGCCAGCTTTGTCCACTACGCTTTCCCCGGGACCAGTGGTGTCTCCTTGCTACGAGAACATTCTGGACCTTTCCCGGAGCACCTTTAGGGGGCCTTCCCCAGAGCCACCTCCATCCCCACTGCAGGTGCCCACCTACCCACAACTAACTCTGGAGGTGCCACGGGCCCCTGAGGTCCTCAGAAGCCCTGGAGTCCCCTCCAGCCCTTGCCACCCAGAATCCTGCCCCTATGAGAGTGCCCAGGAGAAGAGTTTGGACAAGGCAGGCTCGGAGTCTCCCCACCCTGGCCGCAGGACCCCCGGCAGCTCGTCCAAGAAACCTGGCCAGGGGCCGGGCCGGCGACCTGGGGATCCTGGCTACACACCTCTGCGGGACAGACTAGCagccctgggaaaactgaagacTGGCCCTGAGGGGCCCCAGGGCCCAGAAAAGAATGGGGTGCCAGCTAGGCCTGGCCCTGAGAAGGCCCGGGGAGGAGGGAAGTCAGGGGAGAGCACTGGAGACACAGCGCTCTCTGCCTCCAGGCCCCCTGAGCAGCCAGAAGCCAAGGGGGCCCTGCGGGGGGCCGTGGCCTTAGGCACAAGCAGCCTGAAGCAACAGGAATCTGGGCTCCTGGGGGACCCTGGGTCCCGAGTCTACTCTTCCCACTCCATGGGGGCCCGGGTGGACCTGGAGCCTGTCTCACCAAGGAGCTGCCTCACCAAAGTGGAGCTGGCCAAGAGCCGGCTGGCAGGGGCCCTGTGCCCCCAGGTACCCCGCACCCCTGCCAAAGTGCCAACCTCAACCCCCAGCCTCGGCAAGCCCAATAAGAGTCCCCATGGCAGCCCGACAAAGCTGCCTTCTAAGTCGCCCACCAAGGTGGTGCCCCGACCTGTGGCCCCACCAGCCACCAAGGAGCCCCCCAAGCCTGACAAGGGGAAGGGCCCACCCTGGGCAGACTGCGGCGGCACTACGGCCCAGCCCACACCCCCAGCATCTGGCCCTGCCgacccaggcccaggccctgagGGGCGGGCCCCACACTCGGCCATTGAGGAGAAGGTGATGAAGGGCATCGAGGAGAACATGCTGCGGCTCCAGGGCCAGGAGCGGGCCCCCGGCACCGAGGCCAAGCACCGCAATGCTAGCAGCATCGCCAGCTGGTTCGGCCTTAAGAAGAGCAAGCTGCCAGCACTGAACCGCCGCACAGAGGCCGCCAAGGGCAAGGAAGGGGCTGGCGGGGGCTCCCCGCTCCGGAAGGAGGTCAAGATGGAAGCCCGGAAGCTGGAGGCCGAGAGCCTCAACATCTCCAAGCTGATGGCCAAGGCGGAAGACCTGCGCCGGGcactggaggaggagaaggcctACCTGAGCAGCAGGGCCCGGCCACGGCCTGGGGGACCA